In Odocoileus virginianus isolate 20LAN1187 ecotype Illinois unplaced genomic scaffold, Ovbor_1.2 Unplaced_Contig_1, whole genome shotgun sequence, a single window of DNA contains:
- the LOC110145325 gene encoding retrotransposon Gag-like protein 8 — MDGRVQLIKALLALPIRPQTRRWRNPIPFPETFDGDTDRLPEFIVQTGAYMLVDENLFTNDALKVTFLITRMTGPALQWVIPYIRKQSPLLNDYRGFLAEMKRVFGWVEDEDF; from the coding sequence ATGGATGGCCGAGTGCAGCTGATCAAGGCCCTCCTGGCCCTGCCCATTCGGCCCCAGACACGTCGGTGGAGGAACCCGATCCCCTTCCCCGAGACGTTTGATGGCGACACCGACCGGCTCCCGGAGTTTATCGTGCAGACGGGCGCCTACATGCTAGTGGACGAGAATCTGTTCACCAACGATGCCCTGAAGGTGACATTCCTCATCACCCGCATGACCGGGCCAGCCCTGCAGTGGGTGATCCCCTACATCAGGAAGCAGAGCCCCCTCCTCAACGATTACCGGGGCTTCCTGGCTGAGATGAAGCGGGTGTTTGGATGGGTGGAGGACGAGGACTTCTAG